The Hymenobacter sp. GOD-10R genome includes a window with the following:
- a CDS encoding chorismate mutase gives MEQTAPVAAIEQPLIRKKPLIISGPCSAETEQQTIETCTRLAATGKVDMLRAGIWKPRTKPGLFEGIGTKGLPWLKKAKEMTGLPITVEVATAKHVEDCLAFDVDVLWIGARTTVNPFSVQEVADALRGVDIPVLIKNPINPDLELWMGGVERISKAGIKNIGLIHRGFSNYGNTEYRNAPMWHLPIEMKRRLPDMPLICDPSHIGGRRDVLQSLAQKSIDLDFDGLMIESHIDPDNAWSDAKQQVTPERLAELLDGLVWRQETTDKQEFLTALEKLRQQINHLDDEILQLISNRMAVAEKIGTYKKENNITILQPNRWSEILDRGVAKGAKLGLTEDFIHKYLDAIHLESINRQNRVMNG, from the coding sequence ATGGAACAAACCGCACCCGTGGCCGCCATCGAGCAGCCCCTCATCCGCAAAAAGCCACTCATCATCTCGGGCCCTTGCAGCGCCGAAACTGAGCAGCAAACCATCGAAACCTGCACGCGCCTAGCTGCTACCGGCAAAGTGGACATGCTGCGCGCTGGTATCTGGAAGCCCCGCACCAAGCCGGGCCTGTTCGAAGGTATCGGCACGAAAGGTCTGCCTTGGTTGAAGAAAGCCAAAGAGATGACGGGTCTGCCCATCACGGTGGAAGTAGCGACGGCTAAGCACGTTGAGGACTGCCTAGCTTTCGACGTGGATGTGCTCTGGATTGGTGCTCGCACCACGGTAAACCCCTTCTCGGTGCAGGAAGTGGCCGACGCACTACGCGGCGTGGACATTCCGGTGCTCATTAAGAACCCTATCAACCCCGACCTGGAGCTGTGGATGGGCGGCGTAGAGCGCATCTCGAAGGCTGGCATCAAGAACATCGGCCTGATTCACCGCGGCTTCTCGAACTACGGCAACACCGAATACCGCAATGCTCCCATGTGGCACCTGCCCATCGAGATGAAGCGCCGTCTGCCCGACATGCCGCTCATCTGCGACCCCAGCCACATCGGTGGCCGCCGCGACGTATTGCAGAGCCTAGCTCAAAAGTCCATCGACCTTGACTTCGATGGTCTGATGATCGAGTCACACATCGACCCCGATAACGCCTGGAGCGACGCCAAGCAGCAAGTAACCCCCGAGCGCCTTGCCGAACTCCTCGATGGCCTCGTATGGCGTCAGGAAACCACTGATAAGCAAGAGTTTCTGACCGCGCTAGAGAAGCTGCGCCAGCAGATCAACCACCTCGACGACGAGATTCTACAACTCATCAGCAACCGCATGGCAGTGGCCGAGAAGATCGGTACCTACAAGAAGGAGAACAACATCACCATCTTGCAGCCCAACCGTTGGAGCGAAATCCTCGACCGTGGCGTAGCCAAAGGCGCCAAGCTAGGTTTGACTGAAGACTTC